A window from Bubalus kerabau isolate K-KA32 ecotype Philippines breed swamp buffalo chromosome 5, PCC_UOA_SB_1v2, whole genome shotgun sequence encodes these proteins:
- the SLC22A12 gene encoding LOW QUALITY PROTEIN: solute carrier family 22 member 12 (The sequence of the model RefSeq protein was modified relative to this genomic sequence to represent the inferred CDS: inserted 1 base in 1 codon): protein MAFSELLDQVQGVQGSQGRFQVLQMVALVVPITWLAPQNVPENFSAAVPGHCCWVPRPDNSTAQASVPGAXGHQALLAVSIPPGPNRGPHQCRRFCHPRWQLLDPNATATNWSEADTEPCVDGWVCNHSVFTSIIVTKWDLVCDAQALKPMVQSIYLAGNPVGAAVCSQVSDRFGRRRVLTWIHLQVAVAATAAAFAPTFSMYCLFRFLAAFTVVGTTLNTGLAVAEWTSAQARVLVVTLNSLGYTFGRVLLAAVAYGVLQQLAVSVPCFLCFVYSWWLAESARWLLITGRLEQGLRELQKVATISGKRAVGDALTVEVLHSAKQEELSVSQTPGSLVALLHTPGLGLRTCVFILCGLSPVPPIGQSSGDMTLFALGFTFYGLILDLQALGSNVFLLQALIVVADIPPKVSTLLLLGHLGLRPTQAVILVLAGLCILANTLVPHQMGALCSALAVLGLGGMGVAFTCFAIYTTELFPTVLRASPGGLCQMATQAGAILGPLVRLLRVYGDSLPLLVCRVVPVLSGLAALLVLPETQNLPLPDTIQDLQRQ, encoded by the exons ATGGCTTTTTCTGAACTCCTTGACCAAGTTCAAGGAGTTCAAGGCAGCCAGGGCCGGTTCCAGGTTCTCCAGATGGTGGCCCTGGTGGTCCCCATCACGTGGCTCGCCCCTCAGAATGTACCAGAGAACTTCTCGGCCGCCGTGCCCGGCCACTGCTGCTGGGTGCCCCGCCCGGACAATAGCACGGCCCAGGCCAGTGTCCCCGGGG CCGGACACCAGGCCCTCCTGGCTGTCTCCATCCCACCGGGCCCCAACCGTGGGCCCCACCAATGTCGCCGCTTCTGCCACCCACGGTGGCAGCTCTTGGACCCCAACGCCACGGCCACCAACTGGAGCGAGGCCGACACGGAGCCGTGTGTGGACGGCTGGGTCTGCAACCACAGCGTCTTCACCTCCATCATCGTGACCAAG TGGGACCTGGTGTGTGACGCTCAGGCCCTGAAGCCCATGGTGCAGTCCATCTACCTGGCCGGGAACCCGGTGGGAGCGGCTGTGTGCAGCCAAGTCTCTGACAG GTTTGGGCGCCGGCGGGTGCTGACCTGGATCCACCTTCAGGTGGCCGTGGCAGCCACAGCGGCTGCCTTCGCCCCCACCTTCTCCATGTACTGCCTCTTCCGCTTCCTGGCGGCCTTCACCGTGGTGGGTACCACGCTGAACAC TGGTCTTGCAGTGGCAGAGTGGACGTCAGCACAAGCCCGTGTCTTGGTGGTGACTCTGAACTCCCTGGGCTACACCTTCGGCCGGGTCCTCCTGGCTGCGGTGGCCTATGGCGTACTGCAGCAGCTGGCTGTCTCCGTTCCCTGCTTCCTCTGCTTTGTGTACTCCTG GTGGCTGGCAGAGTCAGCACGATGGCTCCTTATTACGGGCAGGCTGGAGCAGGGCCTGAGGGAGCTACAGAAGGTGGCCACCATCAGCGGGAAGAGGGCAGTGGGGGACGCGCTGACCGTCGAG GTCTTGCACTCAGCCAAGCAGGAAGAGCTGAGTGTGAGCCAGACTCCTGGCAGCTTGGTCGCTCTGCTCCACACTCCTGGACTGGGCCTCCGGACCTGTGTCTTCATCCTGTGCGG TCTCTCCCCAGTGCCTCCCATTGGCCAAAGCTCAGGAGACATGACACTG TTTGCCCTTGGTTTCACCTTCTACGGCCTGATCCTGGACCTGCAGGCCCTAGGCAGCAACGTCTTCCTGCTCCAAGCCCTTATTGTGGTCGCAGACATCCCACCTAAGGTcagcaccctgctgctgctgggccACCTGGGCCTCCGGCCCACACAGGCTGTGATCCTGGTGCTGGCGGGGCTCTGCATCCTGGCCAACACACTGGTGCCCCACC AGATGGGGGCCCTATGCTCAGCCCTTGCCGTGTTGGGGCTCGGGGGAATGGGGGTTGCCTTCACCTGCTTTGCCATCTACACCACCGAGCTCTTCCCCACTGTGCTCAG GGCCTCCCCTGGGGGCCTGTGCCAGATGGCCACCCAAGCAGGAGCCATCCTGGGGCCTCTGGTCCGGCTGCTGCGCGTCTATGGCGACTCCCTGCCCCTGCTGGTGTGCAGGGTGGTACCTGTGCTGAGCGGCCTGGCTGCGCTGCTGGTGCTGCCCGAGACCCAGAACCTGCCGCTGCCCGACACCATCCAAGACCTGCAAAGGCAGTGA